A window of the Mus pahari chromosome 1, PAHARI_EIJ_v1.1, whole genome shotgun sequence genome harbors these coding sequences:
- the Hif1an gene encoding hypoxia-inducible factor 1-alpha inhibitor yields MAATAAEVAASGSGEAREEAEAPGPAWDESQLRSYSFPTRPIPRLSQSDPRAEELIENEEPVVLTDTNLVYPALKWDLEYLQENIGNGDFSVYSASTHKFLYYDEKKMANFQNFKPRSNREEIKFHEFVEKLEAIQQRGGEERLYLQQTLNDTVGRKIVMDFLGFNWNWINKQQGKRGWGQLTSNLLLIGMEGNVTPAHYDEQQNFFAQIKGHKRCILFPPDQFECLYPYPVHHPCDRQSQVDFDNPDYERFPNFRNVVGYETVVGPGDVLYIPMYWWHHIESLLNGGITITVNFWYKGAPTPKRIEYPLKAHQKVAIMRNIEKMLGEALGSPQEVGPLLNTMIKGRYN; encoded by the exons ATGGCGGCGACGGCAGCCGAGGTTGCGGCCTCTGGCTCTGGAGAGGCCCGGGAAGAAGCCGAAGCTCCGGGTCCGGCTTGGGATGAGTCCCAGCTACGAAGTTACAGCTTTCCGACCAGGCCCATCCCACGTCTGAGCCAGAGTGACCCGCGGGCGGAAGAGCTCATCGAAAATgag GAGCCTGTGGTGCTGACCGACACAAACCTTGTGTATCCTGCACTGAAGTGGGATCTCGAATACCTGCAAGAGAATATTGGCAAcggggatttctctgtgtacagTGCCAGCACCCATAAGTTCTTATACTATGATGAGAAGAAGATGGCCAATTTCCAGAACTTTAAGCCAAGGTCCAACAGGGAGGAAATTAAATTTCATGAGTTCGTTGAGAAACTAGAAGCTATACAGCAGCGCGGGGGAGAAGAGCG GTTGTATCTGCAGCAAACACTCAATGACACCGTGGGTAGAAAGATTGTCATGGACTTCTTGGGTTTTAACTGGAACTGGATTAATAAACAACAGGGGAAACGTGGATGGGGGCAGCTGACCTCTAACCTGTTGCTCATCGGCATGGAAG GAAATGTGACACCTGCTCACTATGATGAGCAGCAGAACTTTTTTGCCCAAATAAAAGGCCATAAGAGATGCATCTTATTTCCTCCGGATCAGTTCGAGTGCCTCTATCCATACCCTGTCCATCACCCCTGTGATAGGCAGAGCCAG GTGGACTTTGACAATCCTGACTACGAGAGGTTCCCCAATTTCCGAAATGTGGTTGGTTATGAAACAGTGGTTGGCCCTGGGGATGTTCTTTACATCCCGATGTACTG gtGGCACCACATAGAGTCATTACTAAATGGGGGAATTACCATCACTGTGAACTTCTGGTATAAG GGGGCTCCTACCCCCAAGAGAATCGAATATCCTCTCAAAGCTCATCAGAAAGTAGCCATCATGAGAAACATTGAGAAGATGCTTGGAGAGGCCTTGGGGAGCCCACAAGAG GTGGGGCCTTTATTGAACACCATGATTAAAGGCCGTTACAACTAA
- the Ndufb8 gene encoding NADH dehydrogenase [ubiquinone] 1 beta subcomplex subunit 8, mitochondrial yields MAAARAAALGVRWLQGTTRGVVPLEARRAFHMTKDMLPGSYPRTPEERAAAAKKYNMRVEDYEPYPDDGMGHGDYPMLPNRSQHERDPWYEWDHSELRLNWGEPMHWDLDMYIRNRVDTSPTPVSWDVMCKHLFGFVAFMVFMFWVGDMFPSYQPVGPKQYPYNNLYLERGGDPTKEPEPLVHYDI; encoded by the exons ATGGCGGCCGCCCGGGCTGCGGCCCTGGGAGTCCGATGGCTGCAGGGGACAACCCGAGGCGTGGTGCCACTGGAGGCACGGAGAG CCTTCCATATGACCAAGGACATGTTGCCGGGGTCATATCCCAGGACCCCAGAGGAACGGGCGGCGGCCGCCAAGAAGTATAACATGCGTGTGGAAGACTACGAGCCATACCCAGATGATGGCATGGG GCATGGTGACTACCCAATGCTGCCCAACCGATCACAGCATGAGAGGGATCCGTGGTATGAATGGGACCACTCAGAACTCAGGCTGAACTGGGGTGAACCG ATGCACTGGGACCTAGACATGTACATCAGGAATCGTGTGGACACATCTCCTACACCTGTATCCTGGGATGTCATGTGTAAACATCTCTTCGGCTTCGTGGCTTTCATGGTTTTCATGTTCTGGGTAGGGGACATGTTCCCTTCCTACCAGCCTGTG GGTCCGAAGCAGTACCCTTACAATAATCTGTACCTGGAGCGAGGCGGTGATCCTACCAAAGAGCCTGAGCCCCTAGTTCACTATGATATCTGA